One segment of Brassica napus cultivar Da-Ae chromosome C3, Da-Ae, whole genome shotgun sequence DNA contains the following:
- the LOC106420002 gene encoding indole-3-acetic acid-induced protein ARG7, whose product MKSKFIKSCEKKLKMMTCKVITPCTFCKTCCQRIYQAFEKKAEVIPKDVPKGHLVVYVGEESRRFVIKISLLTHPLFKALLDQAQDAYGFSADSRLWIPCDVSTFLHVVRCAGAPRRQNKCMCI is encoded by the coding sequence ATGAAGAGCAAGTTCATCAAGTCCTGCGAAAAGAAACTCAAAATGATGACATGCAAAGTCATAACCCCTTGTACGTTTTGCAAGACATGCTGCCAAAGAATTTACCAGGCGTTCGAGAAGAAAGCTGAGGTGATACCAAAGGATGTCCCCAAGGGACACTTGGTTGTCTATGTCGGTGAGGAGTCCAGGAGGTTTGTGATAAAGATCAGCTTGCTTACACACCCACTCTTCAAGGCATTGCTGGATCAAGCACAGGATGCTTACGGTTTCAGTGCTGACTCCAGACTATGGATTCCATGCGATGTGAGTACCTTCCTCCATGTTGTCCGTTGCGCTGGTGCTCCACGGCGTCAGAACAAGTGCATGTGTATCTAG
- the LOC106392608 gene encoding probable LRR receptor-like serine/threonine-protein kinase At1g67720 isoform X2: MSELEMMRVSLLLSCLLASTCLFTSSSAQSAGFVSLDCGGTEPFTDELGLNWTPDDHHLFGATANISSLNETKTQYTTLRHFPADSRKYCYTLNVTSRNRYLVRATFLYGNFDSNNVYPKFDISLGATHWTTIVISEAATVETAELVFLASSPSVSVCLSNATTGQPFISTLELRQLNGSMYLTEFEDKFHLSVSARINFGAETEDPVRYPDDPYDRIWESDLLKKANYLVDVAAGTMRVSTTSPIDNGAVMDKPPQKVMQTAVVGTNGSLTYRMNLEGFPGNGRAFTYFAEIEDLAEDESRKFRLILPDHPEYSKSIVDVKENTQRAYKVYEPGYVNITLPYVLNFRFAKTADSSRGPILNAMEISKYLEKSDGSVDASVMADLASLYSSTVWGQEGGDPCLPSPWSWVTCSSDPQPRVVTVKLSDMNLTGEIPSELTQLTGLVELLLDGNSLTGSIPDFSRCLNLKIIHLENNRLTGKIPSSLAKLPNLTELYLQNNMLTGEIPSSLTKNVISNFSGNYNLKEGGDKGRKLGVIIGASVGAIVLLIVTIISLMCMCKLKEDNKMRKTSELTTRPTHVQRASSTLSEAHGDAAHCFTLYEIEEATNKFEKRIGSGGFGIVYYGLTKDGKEIAVKVLGNNSYQGKREFANEVTLLSRIHHRNLVQFLGYCQEEGRNMLVYEFMHNGTLKEHLYGVVPRDRRISWIKRLEIAEDAARGIEYLHTGCVPAIIHRDLKTSNILLDKHMRAKVSDFGLSKLAVDGTSHVSSIVRGTVGYLDPEYYISQQLTEKSDVYSFGVILLELISGQEAISNENFGVNCRNIVQWAKMHIDNGDIRGIIDPALAEDDYSLQSMWKIAEKALLCVKPHGNMRPSMSEVQKDIQDAIRMEKEALVGRGGMSDEFSRSSAHSSSFNMGMRDNYVSIDESVLTPTAR, encoded by the exons ATGTCCGAGCTGGAGATGATGAGAGTCTCACTGCTTTTGTCGTGTCTGCTAGCTTCAACTTGTCTCTTCACTTCTTCATCTGCTCAATCCGCAG GTTTTGTGAGCTTGGATTGTGGAGGCACAGAGCCATTCACTGATGAACTTGGACTTAACTGGACACCTGATGATCACCATCTCTTCGGAGCAACCGCTAATATATCTTCACTCAACGAAACAAAGACTCAGTACACCACTCTAAGACACTTCCCTGCCGACTCAAGAAAATACTGCTACACTCTCAACGTCACAAGCAGGAACCGTTACCTCGTGAGAGCCACTTTCCTTTACGGCAACTTCGACAGCAACAATGTGTATCCCAAATTCGATATCTCCCTGGGAGCAACTCATTGGACGACCATCGTTATCTCCGAAGCCGCCACGGTTGAAACGGCGGAGCTGGTGTTTCTGGCTTCTAGTCCTAGTGTTAGTGTTTGTTTGTCCAATGCCACGACGGGACAGCCGTTTATATCCACTCTTGAGCTTAGACAGTTGAATGGTTCAATGTATCTCACTGAGTTTGAAGACAAGTTTCATCTCAGTGTGTCCGCACGGATAAACTTCGGTGCAGAAACTGAAGATCCTGTGAG GTATCCGGATGATCCATATGACAGAATATGGGAATCTGATTTGCTAAAGAAAGCTAACTATCTCGTGGATGTTGCTGCTGGTACCATGAGAGTGTCAACCACATCCCCTATCGACAACGGCGCGGTGATGGACAAACCTCCACAGAAGGTTATGCAGACGGCTGTGGTGGGTACCAACGGGTCCTTAACTTACAGGATGAATCTCGAAGGCTTCCCTGGTAACGGCCGGGCCTTCACATACTTCGCTGAGATAGAGGATTTGGCTGAAGACGAGTCGAGGAAGTTCAGGTTGATTCTGCCTGATCATCCTGAGTACAGCAAATCTATTGTTGACGTCAAGGAGAACACTCAGAGAGCGTACAAGGTTTACGAGCCTGGCTATGTAAACATAACCCTTCCTTATGTGCTCAACTTCCGGTTCGCTAAAACGGCTGATTCCTCGAGAGGACCTATTCTGAATGCTATGGAGATTAGTAAGTACCTGGAGAAGAGTGATGGTTCTGTTGATG CAAGTGTTATGGCTGATTTGGCATCTCTATATTCTTCAACTGTATGGGGTCAAGAAGGTGGTGACCCATGTTTACCGTCACCGTGGTCGTGGGTGACTTGCAGTTCTGATCCACAGCCAAGAGTTGTTACTGT CAAGCTGTCGGATATGAACTTGACCGGAGAGATACCTTCTGAACTGACGCAGTTGACTGGTTTGGTTGAGCT ATTGCTTGATGGGAACTCTTTGACAGGTTCAATACCGGACTTCTCTAGGTGTCTGAACctgaaaataat TCACCTGGAGAACAACCGGTTAACCGGAAAGATCCCTTCCTCGTTGGCTAAGCTCCCAAATCTTACGGAACT GTACTTGCAGAACAATATGTTAACGGGGGAAATACCATCCAGCCTGACCAAGAACGTGATCTCGAA CTTCTCTGGGAACTATAATCTTAAAGAAGGTGGAGATAAAGGGAGGAAGCTCGGTGTCATCATTGGTGCATCAGTTGGTGCTATTGTTCTCCTAATCGTCACCATTATCTCTCTCATGTGCATGTGCAAACTAAAGGAGGATAACAAGATGAGGAAAACTTCAG AGTTAACAACTCGTCCCACGCATGTTCAAAGAGCGTCATCTACCTTGAGTGAAGCTCATGGAGACGCTGCGCATTGCTTCACACTCTACGAGATCGAGGAAGCCACAAACAAGTTTGAGAAGCGGATTGGGTCAGGAGGTTTTGGAATTGTGTACTATGGTTTAACAAAAGATGGGAAAGAGATTGCAGTGAAGGTTCTTGGGAATAACTCGTACCAAGGAAAGAGAGAGTTCGCTAACGAGGTTACATTACTCTCAAGGATACATCATAGAAACCTTGTGCAGTTTCTTGGTTACTGCCAAGAAGAGGGAAGAAACATGCTCGTGTATGAGTTCATGCACAATGGGACTTTGAAGGAGCATCTTTACg GTGTGGTACCACGAGACAGGAGAATCAGCTGGATCAAACGACTTGAGATAGCTGAAGATGCAGCCAGAG GGATCGAGTATCTTCACACAGGATGTGTTCCAGCGATCATACACAGGGATCTCAAGACAAGTAACATCTTACTTGATAAACATATGAGAGCAAAGGTTTCAGACTTCGGTTTGTCGAAACTCGCAGTTGATGGAACCTCACATGTCTCCAGCATTGTCCGTGGCACAGTTGGATACCTAGACCCTGA GTACTATATATCGCAGCAGTTAACGGAGAAGAGTGACGTATACAGCTTTGGAGTCATTCTTCTTGAGCTTATATCAGGCCAAGAAGCCATATCTAATGAAAACTTCGGTGTCAACTGCAGGAACATAGTCCAATGG GCAAAGATGCATATAGACAACGGAGACATTAGAGGGATCATAGATCCAGCACTAGCGGAAGATGACTACAGTCTCCAGTCAATGTGGAAGATTGCGGAGAAGGCGTTGCTGTGTGTAAAGCCTCACGGGAACATGAGACCGTCGATGTCGGAGGTGCAGAAGGATATACAAGACGCGATAAGGATGGAGAAGGAAGCTTTGGTGGGGAGAGGAGGGATGTCGGATGAGTTTTCAAGGAGCTCGGCGCATTCGTCGTCGTTCAACATGGGAATGCGTGATAACTATGTGTCTATTGATGAGTCTGTCTTGACGCCAACAGCTCGGTAG
- the LOC106392608 gene encoding probable LRR receptor-like serine/threonine-protein kinase At1g67720 isoform X1, translating to MSELEMMRVSLLLSCLLASTCLFTSSSAQSAGFVSLDCGGTEPFTDELGLNWTPDDHHLFGATANISSLNETKTQYTTLRHFPADSRKYCYTLNVTSRNRYLVRATFLYGNFDSNNVYPKFDISLGATHWTTIVISEAATVETAELVFLASSPSVSVCLSNATTGQPFISTLELRQLNGSMYLTEFEDKFHLSVSARINFGAETEDPVRYPDDPYDRIWESDLLKKANYLVDVAAGTMRVSTTSPIDNGAVMDKPPQKVMQTAVVGTNGSLTYRMNLEGFPGNGRAFTYFAEIEDLAEDESRKFRLILPDHPEYSKSIVDVKENTQRAYKVYEPGYVNITLPYVLNFRFAKTADSSRGPILNAMEISKYLEKSDGSVDASVMADLASLYSSTVWGQEGGDPCLPSPWSWVTCSSDPQPRVVTVKLSDMNLTGEIPSELTQLTGLVELLLDGNSLTGSIPDFSRCLNLKIIHLENNRLTGKIPSSLAKLPNLTELYLQNNMLTGEIPSSLTKNVISNFSGNYNLKEGGDKGRKLGVIIGASVGAIVLLIVTIISLMCMCKLKEDNKMRKTSAELTTRPTHVQRASSTLSEAHGDAAHCFTLYEIEEATNKFEKRIGSGGFGIVYYGLTKDGKEIAVKVLGNNSYQGKREFANEVTLLSRIHHRNLVQFLGYCQEEGRNMLVYEFMHNGTLKEHLYGVVPRDRRISWIKRLEIAEDAARGIEYLHTGCVPAIIHRDLKTSNILLDKHMRAKVSDFGLSKLAVDGTSHVSSIVRGTVGYLDPEYYISQQLTEKSDVYSFGVILLELISGQEAISNENFGVNCRNIVQWAKMHIDNGDIRGIIDPALAEDDYSLQSMWKIAEKALLCVKPHGNMRPSMSEVQKDIQDAIRMEKEALVGRGGMSDEFSRSSAHSSSFNMGMRDNYVSIDESVLTPTAR from the exons ATGTCCGAGCTGGAGATGATGAGAGTCTCACTGCTTTTGTCGTGTCTGCTAGCTTCAACTTGTCTCTTCACTTCTTCATCTGCTCAATCCGCAG GTTTTGTGAGCTTGGATTGTGGAGGCACAGAGCCATTCACTGATGAACTTGGACTTAACTGGACACCTGATGATCACCATCTCTTCGGAGCAACCGCTAATATATCTTCACTCAACGAAACAAAGACTCAGTACACCACTCTAAGACACTTCCCTGCCGACTCAAGAAAATACTGCTACACTCTCAACGTCACAAGCAGGAACCGTTACCTCGTGAGAGCCACTTTCCTTTACGGCAACTTCGACAGCAACAATGTGTATCCCAAATTCGATATCTCCCTGGGAGCAACTCATTGGACGACCATCGTTATCTCCGAAGCCGCCACGGTTGAAACGGCGGAGCTGGTGTTTCTGGCTTCTAGTCCTAGTGTTAGTGTTTGTTTGTCCAATGCCACGACGGGACAGCCGTTTATATCCACTCTTGAGCTTAGACAGTTGAATGGTTCAATGTATCTCACTGAGTTTGAAGACAAGTTTCATCTCAGTGTGTCCGCACGGATAAACTTCGGTGCAGAAACTGAAGATCCTGTGAG GTATCCGGATGATCCATATGACAGAATATGGGAATCTGATTTGCTAAAGAAAGCTAACTATCTCGTGGATGTTGCTGCTGGTACCATGAGAGTGTCAACCACATCCCCTATCGACAACGGCGCGGTGATGGACAAACCTCCACAGAAGGTTATGCAGACGGCTGTGGTGGGTACCAACGGGTCCTTAACTTACAGGATGAATCTCGAAGGCTTCCCTGGTAACGGCCGGGCCTTCACATACTTCGCTGAGATAGAGGATTTGGCTGAAGACGAGTCGAGGAAGTTCAGGTTGATTCTGCCTGATCATCCTGAGTACAGCAAATCTATTGTTGACGTCAAGGAGAACACTCAGAGAGCGTACAAGGTTTACGAGCCTGGCTATGTAAACATAACCCTTCCTTATGTGCTCAACTTCCGGTTCGCTAAAACGGCTGATTCCTCGAGAGGACCTATTCTGAATGCTATGGAGATTAGTAAGTACCTGGAGAAGAGTGATGGTTCTGTTGATG CAAGTGTTATGGCTGATTTGGCATCTCTATATTCTTCAACTGTATGGGGTCAAGAAGGTGGTGACCCATGTTTACCGTCACCGTGGTCGTGGGTGACTTGCAGTTCTGATCCACAGCCAAGAGTTGTTACTGT CAAGCTGTCGGATATGAACTTGACCGGAGAGATACCTTCTGAACTGACGCAGTTGACTGGTTTGGTTGAGCT ATTGCTTGATGGGAACTCTTTGACAGGTTCAATACCGGACTTCTCTAGGTGTCTGAACctgaaaataat TCACCTGGAGAACAACCGGTTAACCGGAAAGATCCCTTCCTCGTTGGCTAAGCTCCCAAATCTTACGGAACT GTACTTGCAGAACAATATGTTAACGGGGGAAATACCATCCAGCCTGACCAAGAACGTGATCTCGAA CTTCTCTGGGAACTATAATCTTAAAGAAGGTGGAGATAAAGGGAGGAAGCTCGGTGTCATCATTGGTGCATCAGTTGGTGCTATTGTTCTCCTAATCGTCACCATTATCTCTCTCATGTGCATGTGCAAACTAAAGGAGGATAACAAGATGAGGAAAACTTCAG CAGAGTTAACAACTCGTCCCACGCATGTTCAAAGAGCGTCATCTACCTTGAGTGAAGCTCATGGAGACGCTGCGCATTGCTTCACACTCTACGAGATCGAGGAAGCCACAAACAAGTTTGAGAAGCGGATTGGGTCAGGAGGTTTTGGAATTGTGTACTATGGTTTAACAAAAGATGGGAAAGAGATTGCAGTGAAGGTTCTTGGGAATAACTCGTACCAAGGAAAGAGAGAGTTCGCTAACGAGGTTACATTACTCTCAAGGATACATCATAGAAACCTTGTGCAGTTTCTTGGTTACTGCCAAGAAGAGGGAAGAAACATGCTCGTGTATGAGTTCATGCACAATGGGACTTTGAAGGAGCATCTTTACg GTGTGGTACCACGAGACAGGAGAATCAGCTGGATCAAACGACTTGAGATAGCTGAAGATGCAGCCAGAG GGATCGAGTATCTTCACACAGGATGTGTTCCAGCGATCATACACAGGGATCTCAAGACAAGTAACATCTTACTTGATAAACATATGAGAGCAAAGGTTTCAGACTTCGGTTTGTCGAAACTCGCAGTTGATGGAACCTCACATGTCTCCAGCATTGTCCGTGGCACAGTTGGATACCTAGACCCTGA GTACTATATATCGCAGCAGTTAACGGAGAAGAGTGACGTATACAGCTTTGGAGTCATTCTTCTTGAGCTTATATCAGGCCAAGAAGCCATATCTAATGAAAACTTCGGTGTCAACTGCAGGAACATAGTCCAATGG GCAAAGATGCATATAGACAACGGAGACATTAGAGGGATCATAGATCCAGCACTAGCGGAAGATGACTACAGTCTCCAGTCAATGTGGAAGATTGCGGAGAAGGCGTTGCTGTGTGTAAAGCCTCACGGGAACATGAGACCGTCGATGTCGGAGGTGCAGAAGGATATACAAGACGCGATAAGGATGGAGAAGGAAGCTTTGGTGGGGAGAGGAGGGATGTCGGATGAGTTTTCAAGGAGCTCGGCGCATTCGTCGTCGTTCAACATGGGAATGCGTGATAACTATGTGTCTATTGATGAGTCTGTCTTGACGCCAACAGCTCGGTAG
- the LOC106409776 gene encoding putative nuclease HARBI1, whose product MSTSSSDESDEVDEILNEALEEIVDQHVDNFIDSIINVQANTRNRRAYIERDREQGQKQLWDDYFSDHPTYSADMFRRRFRMNKPLFLRIVDRLSNEVPYFQQRRNAHGRYGLSALQKCTAAIRILAYGQSGDMYDEYLRLGESTSRLCLENFTNGIIHLFGNEYLRRPTPEDLQRLLDLGEARGFPGMIGSIDCMHWQWKNCPMAWKGQYTRGSGKPTIVLEVVASQDLWIWHAFFGLPGTLNDINVLDRSPVFDDILQGRAPKVKFKVNNHTYRMAYYLTDGIYPNWATFIQSIRLPQGPKAELFAERQESTRKDVERAFGVLQARFAIVKNPVLLWDKEKIGQIMRTCVILHNMIVENERGGYTLTDTSQFESGETSRSSKVKSRTSFNIGNMLGIRNDLRDSEKHDRLKADLVENVWQKFGNEDE is encoded by the coding sequence ATGTCGACCTCGTCAAGTGATGAAAGTGATGAAGTAGATGAAATTCTAAATGAAGCCTTAGAAGAAATTGTGGATCAACATGTTGATAATTTCATCGATTCAATCATTAATGTTCAAGCCAACACCCGGAATAgacgagcttatatcgaaagagatCGAGAACAAGGACAGAAACAGCTCTGGGACGACTATTTTAGTGATCATCCTACATATTCAGCAGACATGTTTAGGCggcgttttcgaatgaacaagccattgttccttcgcattgtcgatCGCCTAAGTAATGAAGTTCCATactttcagcaaagaagaaaTGCTCACGGCAGGTACGGACTTTCTGCACTTCAAAAATGTACAGCGGCTATACGTATACTGGCATATGGTCAATCGGGAGATATgtatgacgaatatctccgacttggtgagagTACATCACGTTtatgtttggaaaattttacTAACGGAATAATACATTTGTTTGGAAatgagtatctaagaagacctacaccggaggatcttcaacgattaCTCGATCTTGGAGAGGCACGCGGGTTTCCAGGTATGATAGGCTcgatcgactgtatgcattggcagtggaaaaactgcccaaTGGCTTGGAAAGGCCAGTACACACGTGGTTCAGGgaagccgacaattgtcttagaagttgtggcatcacaagatctatggatatggcacgcatttTTTGGCTTGCCAGGTACTctcaacgatatcaatgttcttgatcggtcaccagtttttgatgacattttacaaggtcgagcaccaaaagttaagttcaaggtcaacaaccacacaTATCGTATGGCATACTACCTTACTGACGGAATCTATCCAAACTgggcaacatttatccaatccatccgacttcctcaaggtcctaaagcagaGCTATTTGCCGAACGTCAAGAATCCACCAGAAAAGATGTtgaacgggcttttggagtattgcaagcaAGGTTTGCAATAGTTAAAAACCCAGTTCTACTATGGGACAAGGAAAAAATAGGACAGATTATGAGAacttgtgtcatattgcacaatatgatagtagagaacGAACGAGGCGGATACACTCTAACCGATACATCTCAGTTCGAGTCGGGAGAGACAAGCAGAAGTTCCAAGGTGAAAAGTAGAACAAGTTTTAATATCGGTAATATGCTAGGCATTCGCAATGATCTTCGGGATTCAGAGAAACATGatcgtttgaaagctgatttagttgaaaatgtTTGGCAAAAATTTGGTAACGAAGATGAATAA
- the LOC106392627 gene encoding nuclear transcription factor Y subunit B-8, with protein MAESQAKSPGGGESGGDQSPRSSSHVREQDRFLPIANISRIMKRGLPANGKIAKDAKEIVQECVSEFISFITSEASDKCQREKRKTINGDDLLWAMATLGFEDYIDPLKVYLTRYREMEGDTKGSAKGGDANAKKGGQSSQNGQFSQLAHQGSFSQGPYGSSQGQHMMVPMPGTD; from the exons ATGGCGGAGTCGCAGGCCAAGAGTCCCGGAGGCGGTGAGAGCGGCGGAGACCAAAGCCCTAGGTCGTCGTCGCACGTCCGCGAGCAAGACAGGTTTCTTCCGATTGCGAACATAAGCCGAATCATGAAAAGAGGGCTCCCTGCTAATGGTAAGATCGCTAAAGACGCCAAGGAGATTGTCCAGGAATGCGTCTCCGagttcatcagcttcatcaccAGCGA AGCGAGTGATAAGTGCCAAAGAGAGAAACGGAAGACCATTAATGGAGATGATTTGCTTTGGGCTATGGCCACTTTAGGTTTTGAAGACTACATCGACCCCCTCAAGGTTTACCTCACTAGATATAGAGAG ATGGAG GGCGACACAAAGGGATCAGCAAAAGGTGGGGATGCAAATGCAAAGAAAGGTGGCCAATCAAGCCAAAATGGCCAG TTCTCGCAGCTTGCTCACCAAGGCTCTTTCTCGCAAGGTCCTTACGGCAGCTCTCAA GGTCAGCATATGATGGTTCCAATGCCGGGCACAGACTAG
- the LOC106392633 gene encoding interactor of constitutive active ROPs 2, chloroplastic-like, with amino-acid sequence MQSPKPRPGSLEVPHKKSPTATPRTARKLKTAETDPVSSPNPKTRTPKAQSPKVVADRRSPRTPVNEIQKKRTGRTPEVASQISHLQEELKKAKEQLNASEASKKEAQDDANETKHQLMEINASEDSRIDELRKLSQERDKTWQSELEAMQRQHAMDSTSLASAMSDVQKLKAQLSESESLENLRMLSLVEELRGELYDAKEGEARAHEIVSSTEKQLEIANLTLEMLRSDGMKVSEACNALTTELEQSKSEVKSLEKLVRQLEEDSSSVEELKEEINAARDEISHLKSAVEVTERRYQEEYVQSTLQIRSAYEREAELGEELKRAKGEREALHERLMDKEAKVRILADENELLNLKIKETEGREVTGELKKVESDLMDKEMELQSVMSQNESLRSEMEKVQSEKNKALERVESLKEEADKSAKRREKAIEELGAAQVSNTELEGELRRLKVQCDQWRKAAEAAATMISDGNKSGNGKYVERTGSLESPLRRNVRMSPYMDETDDDLSSPKKKNGSMLKKFGVLLKKSQK; translated from the exons ATGCAGTCTCCAAAACCGAG GCCGGGATCTTTGGAGGTGCCTCATAAGAAATCTCCTACAGCAACTCCTAGAACTGCTCGTAAGCTCAAAACTGCAGAAACTGATCCGGTTTCATCTCCCAACCCAAAAACAAGGACACCAAAAGCTCAGAGCCCAAAGGTAGTTGCTGATCGCCGTTCTCCAAGAACCCCTGTAAATGAG ATTCAGAAGAAACGGACAGGGAGAACACCCGAAGTAGCATCTCAGATATCTCACCTGCAAGAGGAGCTAAAGAAGGCAAAGGAACAGCTAAACGCTTCAGAAGCTTCAAAGAAAGAAGCTCAAGATGATGCAAACGAGACAAAACATCAGCTCATGGAGATCAACGCCTCCGAGGACTCAAGAATCGACGAGCTTCGCAAACTCTCTCAGGAACGAGACAAAACATGGCAGTCCGAACTCGAAGCAATGCAGAGACAGCATGCCATGGACTCAACTTCTCTAGCTTCTGCAATGAGCGATGTTCAGAAACTGAAAGCACAGCTCTCTGAATCTGAGTCCCTTGAGAACTTGAGGATGCTGTCTCTTGTTGAGGAACTTAGAGGGGAACTGTATGACGCAAAGGAAGGAGAAGCTAGAGCTCATGAGATTGTTTCATCAACCGAAAAGCAGTTAGAGATAGCTAACTTGACGCTCGAGATGCTGCGTTCGGACGGTATGAAGGTGTCGGAAGCTTGTAACGCCCTTACAACCGAGCTAGAGCAGTCCAAATCGGAGGTGAAGTCGCTAGAGAAGCTCGTGAGACAGCTCGAGGAGGACTCGTCATCAGTGGAAGAGCTCAAAGAAGAGATAAACGCTGCGAGGGATGAGATTAGCCACCTGAAATCTGCGGTGGAAGTGACTGAGAGAAGGTACCAAGAAGAGTATGTGCAAAGCACGTTGCAGATAAGAAGTGCTTATGAGAGAGAGGCTGAGTTAGGGGAAGAACTGAAGAGAGCCAAAGGTGAAAGAGAGGCTTTGCATGAAAGGTTAATGGATAAGGAAGCTAAGGTGAGGATACTGGCTGATGAAAACGAGTTGCTCAACttgaaaattaaagaaacagaAGGGCGTGAGGTTACAGGAGAGCTCAAGAAGGTGGAATCAGATCTGATGGACAAGGAGATGGAGCTGCAGAGTGTAATGTCCCAAAACGAGAGCCTCAGGAGCGAGATGGAGAAGGTGCAGAGCGAGAAGAACAAGGCCTTAGAGAGGGTTGAGAGTCTGAAGGAAGAAGCGGATAAGAGTGCGAAGAGACGTGAGAAAGCGATAGAAGAGCTAGGGGCAGCACAAGTCAGTAACACGGAGCTAGAAGGTGAGCTAAGGAGACTCAAGGTTCAGTGTGATCAGTGGAGGAAAGCTGCAGAAGCAGCAGCTACTATGATCTCTGATGGTAACAAGAGCGGTAATGGAAAGTACGTGGAGAGAACAGGGTCGCTGGAGAGTCCGTTGAGGAGGAACGTGAGAATGTCGCCTTATATGGATGAAACTGATGATGACTTGTCTTcgccgaagaagaagaatgggagTATGCTTAAGAAGTTTGGTGTGTTACTGAAGAAGAGCCAGAAGTGA